The DNA window CCACCCGCCGCGAGCAGTCTGCCGTCCGGCAGGAACGCATGGCCGACGCAGAACAGATCGATCGGGGTATCGGGCGCGCTCAAGCCCGGTTTCGGGTAATGCCAAACGCGCGTGCGGAATTCGTGCGCGTCGTGCTTATCGGGATCATTGCCGGAACCGGCGAAGAACAGCACGTCGCCGGTGTTCAGCAGGGCGGCGTGCACCGGGTTGATCTCGGTGCCGAAATCGAGGATGCGCCACAGGCCCATATGCGGCGCATGCGTCAGATCGGTCTCCAACTCGAGCACCCGCAGGTAGCCGGCGTTGGGGCCCTCCGGTGCGTCGATGGTGAATATCACCAGCTCCGGCGGGGCACCCTCGTGTGGCAGCAAAGCCACTGCCGCGCCCTGGTTTTCGGCGAATCCCCACTGGGTCTGGGTCCAGACGCTCCACCCGTCGACCGCGTGACCGGATCCTTCCAGCCCCCAGCCGATGGTGTACACGCCGGTGTTCACGCCCTCGGGATTGTCCACCGCGAATACGATCAGCTCCGGCCTGCCGTCGCCATCGAGATCCGCGGCCGCGATACCCACGCCCTGGTTTTCCCAGCCGTACCAGTCGGGCACCGCGACCCAGGGCGTCCATTCGCCGACCGTCCCGTCCGCGGTCAAGCCCTTGGCCAGCCGGAACTGCCCGCTGTTCTGGCCCGGCGGATTGTCGACGGTCAACACGACCAGGGTGGTCTGCCCGTCGATCGTGGTGAGGCAGATATCGGCGCCCTGGTTTTCCCAGCCGTACCAGTCCGGTACCGCGATCCACGGTGTCCACCCGCCGGTCACCGTGCCATCGGCGGCCAGATCACGTCCGATCCGGTAGTAGCCCTGGTTCTGGCCGGGCGGATTGTCCACGACGAACACCACCAGATCGAACTGGCCGTTACCGTTCAGATCGGCGATCGCGATGCCCGCGCCCTGGTTCTCCCCGCCGAACCAATCCGGCACCGGCAGCCACGGTCCCCAGGCCTGCGTCGAACCATCGGCGGCCAAACCCTTGCCCACCCGATAGTTGCCGGTGTTCTGGCCCTGCGGGTCGTCCACCATGAGTACGACGACATCGGGGGTGCCGTCACCGTCGAGATCCGCGATCGCGATGCCGCAATCCTGGTTCTCCCATGCGAACCAGTCGGGGATCGGAACGAATTGTCCTGCCACGCATTACATCGTCGTCCCGAAAGCGATCTTCCGCGCCGCTTGCGCCGAAGTTGTCGGCTGTTGTCCGGAACCCGCTAGGGCTGTTGGTAGGGCAGCAGCGATTCCCGGGACCAGGTGAGGGTGCCCGCCGCCAGATCGGCGATAACACCGTCGAGCCAACGCAATTCGGCCTCGGTGACGGCACGCTGGTATTCGTCCTCCAACATCACCACCCGGGGTAGGTGCATCGCGGCGGCCTGCGTCGCGTCGGTATCTATCTGGGCGAGTTCGGTGCGCACCGACGTTGCGCGCCGCTCCAGTTCGGTGCGGGCGCCGTCGGGGCCGAGCAGCATCAGGAATGACAGCGCGGCAGGGAATTCCGGATATTCGTTGCGCGGCTCGCCGAGCATCTCGGCCAGCCAGTTCGCGCAGGCCGCGCGGCCCGCTTCGGTGATCTCGTAGACGGTCCGCTCCGGATATTGCTGATCTCGGCCGGTCTCACGGACGGTGACCAGTCCGGCCTCCTGGAGCCTGGCGATCGTCTTGTAGAGCGCGGCGCGCTGGGCGACATTGACGACCTTGTCCTTGCCCCACTCCTTGATCCGCCGCTGGATCGCATAGGGGTGCATCGGTTCCAGATGCAGGATGCCGAGCAGCGCCATCGCCAGGGGAGAGCGCTTGAACTGCGTCGATGCCGTCATACCGACCATTCTAGTGGTGTCCGGACAACTAGGTTCCTACAAACTAGTTGCAAAGAAACTAGTTTGTATGCCACTATTGGTTCATCAGCAGAAGCCACCGCCCGAAAGGACCGAAAATGACCGCCAAGACCACCACCCGGATCCACGTCGACCACGAGACCGCCAAGCGCCTCGGCAACTGGACCGACGCGGACACCTTCGATGTCACCGCCCGCTACGGCAGCGTCGTCATCGACCTGCGCTCGCCGCGGATCGCGGGCGATGGCGAGATCGTGTTGCACGCCGATCTCGACCACGCCATGGTGAAGCTGCTCGTCCCGGACGACGCCGTCATCGACCAGACCGCGCTGCGCTGGACCGGCCGCGGCCGGGTGAAGGATTTCGCGTGCCCCCAGGACGCCGCGGGGCGGGTCATCCGGCTCACCGGCACCAGCACCCGCAGTGAATTCCGCGTGCACCGCGCCGGGATAGCCGTGCTGTCGGCGATGTTCTCCCGTGAGTTCTTCGAGGACGCCCGCCGCGCCCACCGTGAAGGCGCGCATCCGACCGTCGCCGATCCGGCCAACAGCCCGCGTTGAGCGGCGATCAGTGCCCCGATCTCGGTTTGCGCCGAGGTTGGGGCGCTTGTCATTTCGATTCTTTACACCACGGGTGCGCTTTGTCGAGGCACACCGAATCGGAGCTGTGGGCGCCTTGTCGAGCTGCCATTCGACTCGCGTCGTCGAGGCCGGTTGTCAGGTAGCTGACGAAGAATTCGTTGTTCAGCGCATAAGGTGAGCGCTGCTGGCGGATCAGGGGTATGGCGTCCTCGACCGAGTAGCCCAGATCCAGCAGGGTCTGCGCGACCACCAAGCCCGAACGGTTGTAACCGTATTGGCAGCGCACCATGACCGTGCGGTGCGCGCGGACCGCGGCGGCGGCGATGGTGGCCAGCTGCCGCGCCGCCGTCAGTTGATCGGCGTGTAGCGGCGCATCCGGAATCGTGAGGTGATGGTGTTCGACGCTGGGGTCCGGACCGTGCCCCTCGGCCTGGAACAGGCTGATCACCATGTCGAATTCGGTGCCGACCACTGCGGGAACCCGCACGCCATCGGCGTTTCCGTAATGATGTCCGCCCATCCACAGCTCGGGGATGATCTCGTTCCACGGCGCATCGGGATCGGGTGTCTGCATCCCCTTGATCCGCACCATCGCTGCCTCCCCGTGGTTCTCGGCCGACACGCGGCCTGCTTCCACGGTACCCAGGCCGCCGCGACGGCTCGGGAGAATGCGCGGGTTACTCGGCCTGCATCCGAATCGGCGGGAGGCTGTGCCGGTCGTAGGTTTCGACGGGGTTGACGGTGATCACGTCGCACACCCGCACCAGTGCTGCCGGTTGGTTGTCCAGATGTGCGAGATTCGGCATGATCACTGCTTCGGCTTCCGTGTCCCGGATAACCTCGCGCAACGCCGCGACAATGTGGGTGGCAGTGGAGTCCAACAGCACGATCTCGGCGATGTCATATCCCAATCGCTTTGCCAACTTGCGGATCTGGGCCGTATCCCAAGCCTGTGAGCTGCCCGAAATATCTCGGTGAATGAATCCGATCGCGGTCGGCGTCGGCCTCATCGACTTGCCCCGTTCCGTCGTGTACCCGATCTACCAGTGCTCGATGTCGCATGGCCGCGGCGGTGGTGACTGCGCTCATGCCAGCGTCGTTTCGCGTCAGCAAATGCAACGCAACCGTAGCAATTTTGCCTACCGAATACAACACATGTGTATCTTGGTCGGTCGAATTTCTTGCGGTCGAACCGATTCCACATGATAAGCAATATCTGTCAGTATGAACCGGTGGAGGTGAAGCGGTAGTGGCGGGATCGCGAACCGCGTCGGAACGGCCGAAAAGGCGTTATGCCCCCCGCTTGCCACCCGAACAGCGGCGCGCTCAGCTACTCGATGCCGCCTTCGCGGTGCTACATCGTGTGGAGTTGCCGGAGCTGAACATGGAAGCGGTAGCTCAGCAGGCCGGCGTCGGGAAACCCGTCCTATATACGGTTTTCAAGACCCGTGCCGAGTTGGTCGCCGCGCTCTTGGAACGCGAACGCGAACGCGGACTGGACCAGGTGGTCACGGCCCTACCGACCGATTTGATCGGATCCGATCCCGTCGCCGCGGCCTCGGCGACGGTGGAAGCTTTCGTCGGTATGGCCCTGGAGAATCCGACGCGCTGGCGGTTGATTCTCGCCACTCCGGGCGGAGCTCCCAGCGAATATCGTGAGGCACTGAGAAATTCGCGCTCCATTATTCTCGAACACGCCGAGGCGCTGGTGCGCATGGGTCTGGCGCTCGAACCCCGCTGGGCCGGTGCGGATTCCGCACTGCTCGCTAATTCGCTGCTGACCGTCGCCGAGATGCTCGGCAGACTAGCGGTCAACGATCCGGGCCAGTATCCAAGGGAACGCCTACTCGGCTTCCCGCGCACCCTCGTTCGGCTGGTGATGGGGGTGCCACCCGGCGATTAGCCCCGATTCCGCGGCAACTCTTCTTCTCGGGAGCGTCTAGAACGCGTTCTAGACAAAATTGGCATTTTGTCTTACATTCGAACCATGCAGACAGAGCTGTCTCACCGACCTCGTTTCGAGTTGAGATCCGCGGAGACCTGGCGTGACCCGTGGCAGATGTACGCCGAGCTGCGCGCCGACGATCCGGTGCATCACGTTGTGCCCGAGGATGATCCGGCCG is part of the Nocardia sp. NBC_00565 genome and encodes:
- a CDS encoding TetR/AcrR family transcriptional regulator, which translates into the protein MPPEQRRAQLLDAAFAVLHRVELPELNMEAVAQQAGVGKPVLYTVFKTRAELVAALLERERERGLDQVVTALPTDLIGSDPVAAASATVEAFVGMALENPTRWRLILATPGGAPSEYREALRNSRSIILEHAEALVRMGLALEPRWAGADSALLANSLLTVAEMLGRLAVNDPGQYPRERLLGFPRTLVRLVMGVPPGD
- a CDS encoding protein-tyrosine phosphatase family protein; translation: MSAENHGEAAMVRIKGMQTPDPDAPWNEIIPELWMGGHHYGNADGVRVPAVVGTEFDMVISLFQAEGHGPDPSVEHHHLTIPDAPLHADQLTAARQLATIAAAAVRAHRTVMVRCQYGYNRSGLVVAQTLLDLGYSVEDAIPLIRQQRSPYALNNEFFVSYLTTGLDDASRMAARQGAHSSDSVCLDKAHPWCKESK
- a CDS encoding galactose oxidase-like domain-containing protein; protein product: MAGQFVPIPDWFAWENQDCGIAIADLDGDGTPDVVVLMVDDPQGQNTGNYRVGKGLAADGSTQAWGPWLPVPDWFGGENQGAGIAIADLNGNGQFDLVVFVVDNPPGQNQGYYRIGRDLAADGTVTGGWTPWIAVPDWYGWENQGADICLTTIDGQTTLVVLTVDNPPGQNSGQFRLAKGLTADGTVGEWTPWVAVPDWYGWENQGVGIAAADLDGDGRPELIVFAVDNPEGVNTGVYTIGWGLEGSGHAVDGWSVWTQTQWGFAENQGAAVALLPHEGAPPELVIFTIDAPEGPNAGYLRVLELETDLTHAPHMGLWRILDFGTEINPVHAALLNTGDVLFFAGSGNDPDKHDAHEFRTRVWHYPKPGLSAPDTPIDLFCVGHAFLPDGRLLAAGGTERYDPFYGLKDALIFDPSNLTWNTKPDMAFGRWYPALAPLPSGNIVAISGLGADNFLSVVPELFDAGTETWSQLPAPGPIPMYGHLVLLTDGRLFYTGGQYGANNGMRPSIWDPATGATTEVPGLTDPGSRNQSASVLLPPAQQQRVMILGGGGFDMHSPAPALADTRIVDLTAATPEYQPAPPMDHARMHLSAVLLPDRTVLATGGSGMEEMAHDAPPHAEIFDPAMNTWMHTAPCRVPRLYHSIALLTPDGKVITAGSNPARKTEELRIETYWPPYLFQGERPQLELATGTVTYGATMTATSTAPLREVNLVRPGACTHSSDNEQRLIDLEFTPTAPDSVKITLPSNPALAPPGWYLMFVVNDQGLPSTGQWLHLS
- a CDS encoding PadR family transcriptional regulator — protein: MTASTQFKRSPLAMALLGILHLEPMHPYAIQRRIKEWGKDKVVNVAQRAALYKTIARLQEAGLVTVRETGRDQQYPERTVYEITEAGRAACANWLAEMLGEPRNEYPEFPAALSFLMLLGPDGARTELERRATSVRTELAQIDTDATQAAAMHLPRVVMLEDEYQRAVTEAELRWLDGVIADLAAGTLTWSRESLLPYQQP